In Cucurbita pepo subsp. pepo cultivar mu-cu-16 chromosome LG04, ASM280686v2, whole genome shotgun sequence, the following are encoded in one genomic region:
- the LOC111793800 gene encoding protein NEN1-like, whose amino-acid sequence MDSMMEDRSEIAFFDVETTVPRRQGQGFTILEFGAILVCPRKLVELESYSTLVRPSHLSLISSLSVRCNGITRDAVLSSPTFAQIAHKVYNILHGRIWAGHNILRFDCARIREAFAQIGMPPPQPKGTIDSLALLTQKFGRRAGDMKMATLATYFGIGQQTHRSLDDVRMNLEVLKYCATVLFLESSLPENNLVPPNAVTRRRAGISSRHGVSSNKSTHSSSSRISLTDEQGEAHPILSLVTRSSEDGTSNLAESDATESDSFNMNSFSDQITGESLGTDISMEEEHVSVSPEFLEPDQVSIPSITASFIPFFRGSQRIQVLHNDGCLLLLCNNLKVRFGISTKFTDYAGRPRLSFVVDVPPSLCRVLEASDGVAQRLFSDSGSVSEWRPVVVRKDGYFNYPTTRLHIPSAVSGDTAIYATEMLKKEPSGAAQRLIFNRFDAAAAELERLINPGAILDAFISLDTYDYQQSAGIRLVAKKLIIHS is encoded by the exons atggATTCAATGATGGAGGATCGATCGGAGATTGCCTTCTTTGACGTGGAGACGACTGTTCCGAGGCGGCAAGGGCAGGGATTCACAATTTTGGAGTTCGGAGCGATTCTGGTGTGCCCTAGGAAGCTGGTTGAGTTAGAGAGCTATTCCACTCTCGTTCGACCCTCTCATCTCTCCCTCATTTCCTCCTTATCGGTGCGATGCAATGGCATAACTAGAGACGCCGTCCTTTCCTCCCCCACTTTCGCCCAAATTGCCCACAAGGTTTACAATATCCTTCACG GGCGGATATGGGCAGGCCATAACATACTCAGATTTGATTGTGCAAGAATAAGGGAGGCCTTTGCACAAATTGGTATGCCACCACCACAACCCAAAGGAACTATTGATTCATTGGCCTTGTTGACACAAAAGTTTGGAAGGAGAGCTGGCGACATGAAG ATGGCTACTCTTGCTACCTATTTCGGGATAGGACAACAAACACACAG GAGTTTGGATGATGTCAGGATGAATCTCGAAGTTCTAAAGTATTGTGCAACTGTCTTGTTTCTG GAATCAAGTCTCCCTGAGAACAATTTGGTTCCTCCAAACGCTGTTACGAGGCGTCGTGCTGGAATATCGTCTCGACACGGAGTTAGTTCGAATAAGAGTACTCACTCATCGAGTTCAAGGATATCTCTAACAGATGAACAAGGGGAAGCTCATCCGATATTATCCCTTGTAACTCGCAGCTCTGAAGATGGAACCTCAAATCTGGCTGAATCTGATGCAACTGAATCAGATTCTTTTAACATGAACTCTTTCAGTGACCAAATAACAGGTGAATCACTTGGAACAGACATCAGCATGGAAGAAGAACATGTCTCAGTATCTCCTGAATTCTTGGAGCCAGATCAGGTCTCTATTCCCTCCATCACTGCTTCTTTCATTCCATTCTTTCGTGGCAGCCAAAGAATACAAGTATTGCACAATGACGGCTGTTTACTGCTTCTTTGCAATAATCTGAAAGTTCGGTTTGGCATAAGCACAAAATTCACTGATTACGCTGGACGTCCAAGGCTGAGTTTTGTGGTTGATGTACCACCAAGTTTATGCAGGGTTCTTGAAGCATCTGATGGTGTGGCTCAGAGATTATTTTCAGATTCTGGCAGTGTCTCTGAGTGGAGGCCTGTCGTGGTGAGAAAGGATGGTTATTTCAACTACCCGACCACGAGATTACA TATTCCAAGTGCAGTAAGTGGAGATACAGCCATTTATGCTACAGAGATGTTGAAAAAGGAACCATCAGGTGCTGCACAAAGGCTGATATTCAATAGATTTGATGCTGCAGCTGCAGAGCTTGAAAGGTTGATCAACCCTGGCGCCATCTTAGATGCATTCATTTCCTTGGATACATATGACTATCAACAGAGTGCAGGCATTAGATTGGTAGCCAAAAAGTTGATCATCCATTCCTAG